The Hyla sarda isolate aHylSar1 chromosome 2, aHylSar1.hap1, whole genome shotgun sequence genome includes the window acagcagctgagaagtaattcacaaatctctaacatttttggcaccagttgattaaaaaaaaaaatgttttccagcggcgtACCCGTTTAAAATGATTCCTCCTTGGGGGGTAAGAATATATGTAATGTATTGTCTTGGCAGGGTTTGTGGTCTTTTAATCACCttctttttatatactgtactcttGATGTTTGTCTTTGTTTGTCTTTTGCAATTTATGATCTTCTGTGTCCGTGCTGGTGAGGACCCAACTGACTTCATCTGAAGATAATCTGGCAAACAGAAGGGTCGTGACAAAAGTCATATATAGACGTGTAGTTCACCGGAAGGGCTTTGACGGGAACCTGATCGCTTCACTAGACActactggggagatttatcaaaacctgtcaagaggaaaagttgctgagttgcccatagcaaccagatatgattggttgctatgggcaactttgtccTGGTACTTCGTTTTAAAtcgaattgacccacagaataaagaaaatagatTATTttcaccataaagtgcactgtgtaaaaaccaaaccTTCAAAAGCtgtaaaattgcagttttcttaaatTTCCGcccacaaatataattttttttggtttcaTGGTACATGTCATAGTAAAATGAAagcggtcattacaaagtacaattggtcttgcaaaaaaaaataaaaaagccttaatatgggcctgtaggtggaaaaaataagagttatagattttggaaggagaggaggaacaaacaaaaacgcaaaaatgaaaattggcctggtccttaaaggggtactctgctgctcagcgtttggaacaaactgtttcaaatgctggagccggaaacttgtgatgtcatagccccgccccctcaatgcaagtctatgggagggggcgtgacagccatcacagacgtcatgagggggcggggctatgatatcaCAAGCTGCCGccaccgactccagcgttcggaacagtttgtttctaacactgagcagcggagtacccctttaaggtcaaaatgagcgCCCCTCTCAAAGTCTAAACTAGACAAAAATGGTTTTCAAGTGCATTGTAGGGGCACGACTAGCAGTCAACAATCACTTACCATgaggtacactttttttttgcagagacgcgtgcaagaaaaagtgcaaacgtgtcacactaaaaaaagtgcacaaaggatgcggtctatcactAAGCCCTTCTCAAACAGGAAAGagaccccccaacaaacctactctTCACCTCCAggtcaaaaggcacctgcaatgaTCCAGGTTCGATGCACCTTTTcgtcgaagctactaaggggccacaaatgtacctggcttcaacctaggagTTAACCagggtatcagccaaggagccgtatactgatggcatctcaacctaagccaagatgcccaggggttgcagggacctgattgccacacacacctcccctagaccgccaggagggacacccagaagggctaccgcatcctgacaaatcctgtgtacaaacaaaCACGTAAAAGtgacatacaaaaaataaaataaggatgagtacagatatactgcccggtcatctgcccgaatatataaaaatttccctgatcctgGCCAGAAGGccaggataccaagggtgagtgccaaaggtgaagagtatggtgcagtgcgttcactcagtgagttataacacccagtgagtttcggctcctcagggtcacctctccccgaggcacaagagtacctcggctctagaccctcccagCCTCATGGTGAGACCCGGAGAAaagtcacatcagggcagccattGAGCTGGTCCTCTggcaccagccccggaacgcccagTACACCtgcccccctccatgcagcatccatcctatATCAATGGCAAAGACcaaaccactgataagaacagatactgcacttgatcttagccaaaagaacGAGAAGCGATGACCTTACCATGAGGTACACTACCCAAATgtagcctctgagagccttttATAGGCAAGCACGTTTACGCTTCTTGTGGTAAGACCACTCCTGTAATGATTACATATCTGCCGGAGACATAACCGCATGGAGAGTTTTGCGTCAATCCGACATTTCTGGGTCCACTCGAAATGAAGAAAACTTACACCGTTTTactggggaatttttttttctttgtttcaaAATAACTTCAGTATTGGGAATGTTCCGGGTTTATCGATGAGGATTCCGGCCACTTACACACAATAGATGTCACCGAGATCATAACCAAAAATTTCTGTGCTGAGCAAGAAATagtttttttgtatatttatatattttattgtgatttttttattacaaaacatTTCCAGTGCAGTCATGCATCATGGGATTTCTCTTGTATACAATATAAAGAATAATGTCCGACAATTTAACATATGAAAAGAATACTACAAACAAGCCAAAAAAAGTATACAAGATTACAAGCTCATTGCATTTGAAATCTACATTTGCTGCTTCATCTGATGTATTGGGAGGCGcatgcctcttaaaggggtactcctctcctagacatcttatcccctatccaaaggcattCTATACAGTATGCTTAGAACGCTCGATtccggtgtcacgccccctcccatatacatgaatggagggggaatgaCGTGATATCACGatcccagcagcgggaacccagcgttctgaacatattgAGAAtgcaggtagaaaacagacatggtgcttatctacaatcttgcacaatgatctaattgcttctcagcaggttgttagtgtatacgttttgatcaaaaagtacaaagcccactcgccacgtcaaggccacctatttagagtgggtccctaacgtccctagcataaaatggcgtagcactgggcggcgaccaccaccgccgcgacaccagtgcccacagggggaacgacccactgacagagcggccccaatgccactcaaagcagtccatgggtcgcacctccctgcaatataagtagtagttagctacacatgggccatttctttcctagcagcctcccagtctgactgggagagcatggtaagtgagctatagcatcctgttcacactggtgtggtgctgtgcggcgtccgttgttgccgtgtctgcagggaggtgcgacttatggactggtttgagtggcattggggaggctctgccagtgggtcgttccccctgtgggcactggtgccgcaccggtggtggtcgccgcccagtgctacgccattttatgctagggacattagggacccactctaaataggtggccttgacgtggcgagtgggctttgtactttttgatcaaaacgtatatactaacaacctgttagtttttgatattatgctgagaagcaattagatcattgtgcaagattgtagatgtgcgaccatgtctgttttctacctgaattcacattctgaacatattgTTTAGAACGACGGGGGCTGCATGAGGATCGCAGGGGGTTCTGGGGattgcgggacccctgcgatcagacatcttatcccctatcgtttggataggggataagttgtctaggggcagagtacccctttaaaaaaaatcaaacagtgaaACTGATACTGTGTGCTGTGCTTCCTAAATCAATGCTAACTCCTAGCtacaatatatattttatctaCAATTACCCTACCTATGTAGCGTAAATTGTAATAAATTTAGTGTTTTGAGGGGCCATGCCCCCTTTCATGACAACTTTATGCCTAGCTTTGCCCACTTGGCAAGTGaggcaaaaagttaaaaaaaaaaaaaaaaaaaaaatgaataagttgCTAATTTATTGCCCAAAAATGTTTACACAAAATGTTACAATTTACCCACATAACTTAGCAATAAATCTACAGCATGTTCAGAACAAAAATTTCTGCATTTCACTAGATTTCCAACATTCTGAATAGGACTATGGCCTTTCATCTATGCGAGTTCTCTAGTTTGTAAAGAGGAAATTTCTCTTTAAAATTGTTTCCACATTCAGAATTTCCAcattctgaaaaaaataaaaaaaataaaaaataaaatgtctgccCTTCTCTCTGAGCTCTTCAGTGTTTAGAATGATTTGATCttatagtaaaacattttccacattctgaacataaatctaTGGCTTTCCCATTGTGTGATTTCTTAGATGACTTGCAAGTCTTCGTTTATACTTATACAATTTCCCACATACTGCACATGACAATGACCTCTTTGCTTTGCCAGTTCTCCGATGTTCACCAAGATTTGATTTGGGACTAAAACTTTTTCCAGGATCAAGACCTGAATACAGCTTTTCCActttgtgagttctctgatgtataACAAAGCTAAATTTAAAActaaagcattttccacattcaAAACATAAATAGGGCTTCTCCCCTATGTGATATTTCTGATGTTTGAAAAGATCTGATTTTGAAGCAAAACATTTGTTACATTCAGGACATGAAAAAGTCTTTGTGTGAATTCTCCGATGTTTCACAAGCTTTGATTTCtgactaaaacatttcccacattcaaaACATGAAAAGGTCTTCCTTCTTGTGTGAGCTCTCTGATGGGCCACAAGATCTACAATCTCACTAAAACATTTCCTACATTCaatacatgaaaatggcttttctgcCGTGTGAGTTTCCTGGTgtctaacaagacttgatttctcactaaaagattttccacattctaaacatgaaaatagTTGCCCCCCTGTAGGAATCGTCTGACGTCTAggaaaatttgatttgtcactaaAGTGTCTCCTCCATGATGAACATAAGTTtggcctctctcctgtgtgagttctctgactTTTAACAAGGTGTAAATTCTCTAGTTCTGAACATGACagtggcttctctcctgtatacattgtctgtttcccaagactttgtttttcactaaaatatttcccacattctgaatatGAAAATGGCATTTCATCTATGTAAGTTCTCTCTTGTTTGTAAAGATAAGATTTATCTTTAAAGTTGTTTCCACATTCAGAATTTGCTAATTTTTTACCCAGCCCAAGTCCGGTTCTATTTTTGCCGATCTGTGATTGATCATCCTCTACTTTATAACAAGGAGATATAAGATGTCCATGGCGGCCTCTTATCCTGTCTTCAACTGGGAAAACAAAGCAATGTTCTTTATTAGAAAATATTTATAATTTTCATGTAAAATATTTACACAGTTAGCaagacataaaataaaagtgaacaAAATCAACAAAAGGCTAGCCTATGAgattatctttttttctttcaaacacAAAAAGTATCAAACGGGCGGGTCAATAACATGACGTCAACTTAATATTCAAAAACTGCCaatttatttatattaatataAATAGCCACCTACATTAAATTAATGAAAGCCATTACCAGATGTTTTAACAAATTAATCGACCCTAACAGTGACAAATGGGGGTCCCAAAGTTAATAGAAAtatgacttaaaggggcactccggtggaaaacttgaggaaatgcttttctttttggatttctcttctgtcacgacgacagtgctctctgctgacctctgctgtccattttaggaactgtccagagcagaatatgtttgctatggggactttctcctgctcttaacagttcctaaaatggacagaggaggtcagcagagagcactgtggttgtgacacaagagaaatcaaaaaagaaaaccatttcctctgtagtatacagccactaataagtactggaagtattaagattttttaatagatgtaatttccaaatctgtacaCAAAGAGAGACTGGTTATCAGCTCACCTGGACTCAAGGCGCACGGCAATCCTCAATACGAACACCATACAAGTGGAACAGCAGCCAGCGCCTGttaaaactttacatttattggaaatacttaaaaatccatatggatgGCAGTGCAGGAACACAGAGAATTAGAATCCAGGCAAAACTTGGAGCATTACCTCTTAGCCGACATGTTTCAGGCTCAATGGCCTTTAGTCATGGCATgactataatttacaaatctggttaactttctggcaccagttgatttaaaaaaaagaaaaaaaaaaagtttccaccggagtacccctgtaaccaGTTTCAAGAAGTCAGATGACTACACTTGAACGGGTACTCTGCCCCCTATCCCccgacatcacaccacaccccctccattcatgtctatgggaggggatgtgactgcCGTTAAGCCATGtccctgcattcatgtctatgaccgCGGCCACCCTAACTcaacgttctgaacataatgttcagaacgacAGGGTGCCAGCATGGAgactgcgggggtcccatcggctggacccccgcattcagacatcttatctcctgtcctttggataggggctatgatgtctaggggggggAGCACCCTTTAAGCCCTCATTCACACCAGTatatttaaatggtcactgtcgttTTATACAACTCCCCTCCATTTGATCGGATGTGCGATTCttaactatgagggagatttatcaaaacttgtacagaggaaaagaaaagcggttgttcatagcaaccaatcagatcacttaatttttaaagaggcttctgaaaaataaaacttctgatttgttgctatgagcaactactTCACTTCTCTTTGCactagttttgatgaatcttccataattatttttttttttttttaacgttattAAAATCACTGCCTGTTAGGGGAAATCTGTCTCTAGCAACAGCATCAGCAAGAGATTATAGGAAGTGGGGGCAGTACATAGCCATGTGTTCTGTGCCGAAGAGAAAGACTGTGTGCCTGCATCTGTGAGTGTCCAGAGGATCTGTATTGTCCATGAATGGTAAATCAGGGCTCCCTTCTCACCTCGGTAGCAGCATTAAGTGTAACCCTTTCTATGCTACtactgtttttttcct containing:
- the LOC130357525 gene encoding gastrula zinc finger protein XlCGF17.1-like, whose product is MSGLETPISENVEDRIRGRHGHLISPCYKVEDDQSQIGKNRTGLGLGKKLANSECGNNFKDKSYLYKQERTYIDEMPFSYSECGKYFSEKQSLGKQTMYTGEKPLSCSELENLHLVKSQRTHTGERPNLCSSWRRHFSDKSNFPRRQTIPTGGQLFSCLECGKSFSEKSSLVRHQETHTAEKPFSCIECRKCFSEIVDLVAHQRAHTRRKTFSCFECGKCFSQKSKLVKHRRIHTKTFSCPECNKCFASKSDLFKHQKYHIGEKPYLCFECGKCFSFKFSFVIHQRTHKVEKLYSGLDPGKSFSPKSNLGEHRRTGKAKRSLSCAVCGKLYKYKRRLASHLRNHTMGKP